A single Ziziphus jujuba cultivar Dongzao chromosome 11, ASM3175591v1 DNA region contains:
- the LOC107432882 gene encoding 3-methyl-2-oxobutanoate hydroxymethyltransferase 1, mitochondrial isoform X1, with translation MAFSTISRAFLASRPTSLFLRCMSNVPENTVYGGPKVQSPNQRVTLTHLRQKHKKGEPITVVTAYDYPSAVHLDTAGIDICLVGDSAAMVVHGYDTTLPISVDEMLVHCRAVARGAKRPLLIGDLPFGSYESSSTQAVDTAVRILKEGGMDAIKLEGGSPSRINAAKAIVEAGIAVMGHVGLTPQAISVLGGFRPQGKNVASAVKVVETALALQEAGCFSVVLECVPPPVAAAATSALRIPTIGIGAGPFCSGQVLVYHDLLGMLQHPHHAKVTPKFCKQYARVGDVINKALVEYKEEVSSGKFPGPAFSPYKISSTDVSAFLNELQKLGLDKAASAAAEASEKIEKPESPVADEQRKSD, from the exons ATGGCCTTCTCCACCATATCCAGAGCTTTCTTAGCTTCAAGACCCACCTCTCTCTTTCTTCGGTGCATGAGCAATGTCCCAGAAAATACCGTCTATGGCGGACCAAAGGTTCAAAGCCCGAATCAAAGAGTGACACTGACCCATCTTCGACAGAAGCACAAAAAGGGCGAACCCATTACCGTCGTCACGGCCTACGACTACCCATCGGCGGTTCACTTGGACACTGCCGGAATCGATATCTGCCTTGTCGGTGATTCGGCCGCCATGGTTGTCCACGGCTACGACACCACGCTTCCTATCTCGGTTGATGAAATGCTTGTCCATTGTCGAGCCGTGGCTCGTGGAGCTAAACGGCCGCTTTTGATTggggatcttccatttgggtcctATGAATCCAGCTCTACTCAG GCTGTTGATACGGCAGTGAGGATATTGAAGGAAGGAGGAATGGATGCTATAAAATTGGAAGGAGGTTCACCTTCGAGAATCAATGCTGCAAAAGCCATTGTTGAAGCTGGAATTGCAGTGATGGGACATGTGGGGCTTACTCCACAGGCCATTAGTGTTCTTGGGGGATTTAGGCCTCAGGGCAAAAATGTTGCTAGTGCGGTAAAG GTTGTGGAAACTGCACTGGCTTTGCAGGAAGCTGGGTGTTTTTCTGTTGTTTTGGAATGTGTTCCTCCACCCGTGGCGGCTGCAGCTACTTCAGCTCTCCGAATTCCTACCATCGGTATTGGAGCTGGGCCTTTCTGCAGTGGTCAA GTGCTGGTTTACCATGATTTGCTTGGAATGCTGCAACACCCACATCATGCCAAG GTTACCCCAAAATTCTGTAAGCAATATGCACGTGTAGGAGATGTCATCAACAAAGCTCTGGTAGAGTATAAGGAAGAAGTGAGCAGTGGCAAATTTCCTGGGCCTGCATTCAGCCCGTATAAAATCAGTTCCACTGATGTTAGTGCCTTTTTAAATGAGTTACAAAAGTTGGGTTTGGACAAGGCAGCATCTGCAGCAGCTGAAGCATCggagaaaattgaaaaacctGAATCACCTGTTGCAGATGAGCAGCGGAAGAGTGATTGA
- the LOC107432882 gene encoding 3-methyl-2-oxobutanoate hydroxymethyltransferase 1, mitochondrial isoform X3, translating into MAFSTISRAFLASRPTSLFLRCMSNVPENTVYGGPKVQSPNQRVTLTHLRQKHKKGEPITVVTAYDYPSAVHLDTAGIDICLVGDSAAMVVHGYDTTLPISVDEMLVHCRAVARGAKRPLLIGDLPFGSYESSSTQAVDTAVRILKEGGMDAIKLEGGSPSRINAAKAIVEAGIAVMGHVGLTPQAISVLGGFRPQGKNVASAVKIVYYRLWKLHWLCRKLGVFLLFWNVFLHPWRLQLLQLSEFLPSVLELGLSAVVKCWFTMICLECCNTHIMPRLPQNSVSNMHV; encoded by the exons ATGGCCTTCTCCACCATATCCAGAGCTTTCTTAGCTTCAAGACCCACCTCTCTCTTTCTTCGGTGCATGAGCAATGTCCCAGAAAATACCGTCTATGGCGGACCAAAGGTTCAAAGCCCGAATCAAAGAGTGACACTGACCCATCTTCGACAGAAGCACAAAAAGGGCGAACCCATTACCGTCGTCACGGCCTACGACTACCCATCGGCGGTTCACTTGGACACTGCCGGAATCGATATCTGCCTTGTCGGTGATTCGGCCGCCATGGTTGTCCACGGCTACGACACCACGCTTCCTATCTCGGTTGATGAAATGCTTGTCCATTGTCGAGCCGTGGCTCGTGGAGCTAAACGGCCGCTTTTGATTggggatcttccatttgggtcctATGAATCCAGCTCTACTCAG GCTGTTGATACGGCAGTGAGGATATTGAAGGAAGGAGGAATGGATGCTATAAAATTGGAAGGAGGTTCACCTTCGAGAATCAATGCTGCAAAAGCCATTGTTGAAGCTGGAATTGCAGTGATGGGACATGTGGGGCTTACTCCACAGGCCATTAGTGTTCTTGGGGGATTTAGGCCTCAGGGCAAAAATGTTGCTAGTGCGGTAAAG ATTGTTTATTACAGGTTGTGGAAACTGCACTGGCTTTGCAGGAAGCTGGGTGTTTTTCTGTTGTTTTGGAATGTGTTCCTCCACCCGTGGCGGCTGCAGCTACTTCAGCTCTCCGAATTCCTACCATCGGTATTGGAGCTGGGCCTTTCTGCAGTGGTCAA GTGCTGGTTTACCATGATTTGCTTGGAATGCTGCAACACCCACATCATGCCAAG GTTACCCCAAAATTCTGTAAGCAATATGCACGTGTAG
- the LOC107432882 gene encoding 3-methyl-2-oxobutanoate hydroxymethyltransferase 1, mitochondrial isoform X2: MAFSTISRAFLASRPTSLFLRCMSNVPENTVYGGPKVQSPNQRVTLTHLRQKHKKGEPITVVTAYDYPSAVHLDTAGIDICLVGDSAAMVVHGYDTTLPISVDEMLVHCRAVARGAKRPLLIGDLPFGSYESSSTQAVDTAVRILKEGGMDAIKLEGGSPSRINAAKAIVEAGIAVMGHVGLTPQAISVLGGFRPQGKNVASAVKIVYYRLWKLHWLCRKLGVFLLFWNVFLHPWRLQLLQLSEFLPSVLVYHDLLGMLQHPHHAKVTPKFCKQYARVGDVINKALVEYKEEVSSGKFPGPAFSPYKISSTDVSAFLNELQKLGLDKAASAAAEASEKIEKPESPVADEQRKSD; this comes from the exons ATGGCCTTCTCCACCATATCCAGAGCTTTCTTAGCTTCAAGACCCACCTCTCTCTTTCTTCGGTGCATGAGCAATGTCCCAGAAAATACCGTCTATGGCGGACCAAAGGTTCAAAGCCCGAATCAAAGAGTGACACTGACCCATCTTCGACAGAAGCACAAAAAGGGCGAACCCATTACCGTCGTCACGGCCTACGACTACCCATCGGCGGTTCACTTGGACACTGCCGGAATCGATATCTGCCTTGTCGGTGATTCGGCCGCCATGGTTGTCCACGGCTACGACACCACGCTTCCTATCTCGGTTGATGAAATGCTTGTCCATTGTCGAGCCGTGGCTCGTGGAGCTAAACGGCCGCTTTTGATTggggatcttccatttgggtcctATGAATCCAGCTCTACTCAG GCTGTTGATACGGCAGTGAGGATATTGAAGGAAGGAGGAATGGATGCTATAAAATTGGAAGGAGGTTCACCTTCGAGAATCAATGCTGCAAAAGCCATTGTTGAAGCTGGAATTGCAGTGATGGGACATGTGGGGCTTACTCCACAGGCCATTAGTGTTCTTGGGGGATTTAGGCCTCAGGGCAAAAATGTTGCTAGTGCGGTAAAG ATTGTTTATTACAGGTTGTGGAAACTGCACTGGCTTTGCAGGAAGCTGGGTGTTTTTCTGTTGTTTTGGAATGTGTTCCTCCACCCGTGGCGGCTGCAGCTACTTCAGCTCTCCGAATTCCTACCATCG GTGCTGGTTTACCATGATTTGCTTGGAATGCTGCAACACCCACATCATGCCAAG GTTACCCCAAAATTCTGTAAGCAATATGCACGTGTAGGAGATGTCATCAACAAAGCTCTGGTAGAGTATAAGGAAGAAGTGAGCAGTGGCAAATTTCCTGGGCCTGCATTCAGCCCGTATAAAATCAGTTCCACTGATGTTAGTGCCTTTTTAAATGAGTTACAAAAGTTGGGTTTGGACAAGGCAGCATCTGCAGCAGCTGAAGCATCggagaaaattgaaaaacctGAATCACCTGTTGCAGATGAGCAGCGGAAGAGTGATTGA